The stretch of DNA GTCAAGCAATGAGTGTTGTAATGGCAAATAATTCACAAACTCCATCTGCTCCAGATGCTTTAATGTTAGTTCAGCAAATGAGAGAAGATGGATTAGCACTTAAAAAGTAAGTCTACTTTGTGTTTTACTATAAAAGTTTCTGTCTATTTTCTGACATATTCTCTTTCATTTGTAGatctgccctcaatgctcaacaacaTTTACGGGTTCCTGAGCATGAACATCTGATGGTTTCTGAGGATGAAGAGCAATCAGAAATGGCATTCTTGAAAACTTTAtccaaaaaggaaaaaaagaaattattaaGGTAAATAATTCATCTTATATATATTTCAAATAGTAACTTATCATATGGAACAATCtaaattaaattgaattacATCAATTTCAGGAAATTAGAGCTACTTGAAAAAAGGTCAAAAAAAGCtgaaaaaaagaaattgaaaaaacGAAAAATGAAACGCAGGGAACCTGATACGAATACGGACAGCGATAGTAGCGTGTCAAGtagcagcagcagtgacagcagTGTTAGTAATAGTAGCAGTAGCAGCAACACTACGACTGCTTCTAaaagtagcagcagtgacagcagTTCCAGCAGCAGTAGTAATAGCGGTAGTAGTACAAATAAAATCTCTAATGGTCATACATCCAAAGAgtctaaaaataaacaaaagaagAAAGGAAAATCAGATAGTGTCTCACATGATGATCGTTCGAGTCGGCATCACAAAAAAGCAAAAAGTAAATCAAATAACCGAAGAAAGAATGAATTGAAATACAAAAAGGAACAAAAACATAAAAAATCGCATCGTAGAGATATGAAAAAAGGCAAACATAGAGATGCCGGTGTTCCTAGAAAAAGGAGAAGCTCAGAATATAATGATCGGGATAGTGAAAGGCAAGACAGAAAGAGGATGAAACGATCGTaagattaattattttttgttatacttttaaggaatacaataaaattaaattaaatatgtacatatgtatacatatacttgTGTATATGTGTTTCATATTATTACAGAATTATAGTATAGTAAAGTATATAAGGGACATACTTTTCATGTAAGTGCAGTGAAAAGTGTAATGTGAACAATGATCTTAATGCTAtgaatctatatatatatatacacacacgtatatatatatatatatataatgtatCTCAAACTTACAACAAAAATAATTACGAATCATCAAAAACCGTGCATATTTTGTAGTAGTATTTTTTTCTCTATagatatattatataaaaacgaTTTGTTTGAAGAAAATACTTTGCATAAACATTATCTTAATCATGTATTATTTCAATTGTAATGACTGAGACAGAGATAAGTTTTTAGATTTACGGCACTCGTTTCTTTAAATTGCAATTTCATTATAGATGAATCTAATAGAAGTGAAATTTCACTCTATTTCGTATCTAAAGAAGCAACGAAATATTTTTCTATCCTCGAAAAATTTCAATGTGTATTATTTAtatgatatacatatatatgtacgtaTCTTACAAAGTGTCTATTTCTCACTCTCAATATTTTACTTGTACAACATAATTAGAACTATTAACAAGACTTTTACACACGTGCATGTATGTGTGTACATTTTCTATGTAAAAGTTAATACTATCCAGCTGCTAACTATGAACACTTGGGCAGTTTGAACCTGTTGCACATAATTGTCACTTTCACGTTGATTCAATTCTAGAGTAGAATCGGACTGGTTAATAAGAAGCATATTGAAGCTATATAAACATGGTCTGACTAAAGTTTTTCTTCTAATAATTAACGCTATTCCAAATGTTACATACGGTTAATGCTCTTCAATAACAAACAATTAAGTGTGATACCTCTCCGATTCTACTACAGTATAGTACAATGCAGTTTCTGTTACTAGTGTCTGTTTGCATGTAACAGGAATTCATTACTTTACAAGAATTTAAACTTTATAATGGGAGAACCAGATGTTTAGATTTAGGTACTTAAGTCGTAATTATCATGATTTTCTATAGAAGCTTTACGCAATCGTAATAAGTATCTGACAAATTTCGGAATGTTAgattatttttgtaatttttttctTGAAATTCTAAAGGAAAAGAACAACTGAAAAGTACAATGTATTCATCGTTTTCGGGATAATCTTCAAGTACACTCCGATCGACCAGTTTCGTTGGCTTAATTTTGTACACTGGCACTCGTATTAGTTGATGAGTTATATATtctaaaaaattgaataccTCGTTGCAACGTTGGGATAGTACATCGTCAAAAATATCTCTTAGACCTTTTAAGGGGCAGCGTCCTTTTTCAAGCGAATGCACGTTTTATCAAAAATCTACATATAtttacataacaaaaacatatatatatatatatatctatgtATAATTTTTCTCCTTCGCACCATAAACAGTCGTTGGTCATACTGGGGCAGTCACAGGCCTGACGTAAAGATTGTACGCGAGTAGCACCACTGCTTTGTAAGCGTGACTCTTAGCATACGCAATTGATTGTGGCTAAATATTGAATGTCGCTAATGTTGATGCTAAGTAAATTACATTAATTTTTCTAAGTGTAACTGTTGAACTAGAAGAAAATAATGTTGCAAGCTGTTTTTATGGTTCAAGATCAAAGTCCAACGTTTTTGCACATGGGGACGCGCGTAAATTACTATAAACGATTCGATAATTGACCTATGTCTGTCATTTCTGTGTCCTCTACATTGTTTGAGCCCATTGCATGATGCCTAGAAATGGAGACAAAATGTAAACAATACCTGTAATATCTTTTATGACCTTTTACAGTCACAAGTGATTTTAACCCTCGACTAGCGAGCGCCGGATCATTTGTGACAGAGCAGCAGTCTCAAACAGTCCGCTATCCGAGGGTTAATACAGAAACATCGTGACTGAGAATACCTGTGTTGGTGGAACTGAGAAGGTGCACGAAGATGAGCATCGGGTGATCTTGGCGATAAGCTGTGGAGACTGCCGCTGAATCCTGTACCCAGAAGACCTTTGCGAGGGCTTCGCGCATTTACAACTCTTGGTTGCGTATACATTTCTTCCAGGACACTTGGTGCTACGTACGTAAAACCCTGTACACAATTACTCTTAGTTATGTTACTTTTATAAACTGAGGAACTAAGAACGCTTATTATATTTGACGCGTACTTGAAAAATCATATTAGCAGATTCACTTAAAGTGCTTTCAACCGGAGAATCGACCGGCACTGTTGCCGTAAACTGTTCATCAAATTGAGATGTGTCATCTGCACttttctaaaaatatttcaaaatttgtccTTTTACTGTTATaatattaacattaattttACATTAAATTGATGTTACTTACTAATGACGGTTTGAAAGGAGGTTCTAGTTTTCGCGAAATTACGTCGTGCCAATTAATATGTTTAAAAAAGTTATGATTCATAATTTGTTCAGCATCCTCAGGCCCAGATCCTAATCTTTGTGATACTTGTCTCTATAATTATTATGCCAAAAACATTCGATAATTGGGTAACTCTAGCAAACAGTAAATATTACGATGAATATTACCTTTAATAATTTTCGTATCAAATCTCTTGCATCTGGTGTTAAATACTGTGGAAGATTTAGCTTTCCCCTTAAAATTTTTTCAATTGTTTTCCTTCTGTCGTCGCCTGTAAATGGTGGCTGTAAACAAGGAAAAACGTGCTAGTAATCTTATTTGGTTTAAACAATACTTTGCTATTTATGAAATTGCATACCATCCCAGTAAGCATGTCAAACATTAAAGCACCTAAGCTCCACCAGTCAACAGCCTTACCATGTCCACTTCTCGTCAAGATTTCTGGCGCCCTAAGCACGTTAGCGACAGTAAGAATCACGGTGTACATATTCTGAAGCTAATTATTTTGAATTACAACTtatttttattgttaaaaattaattcaaagcttaagTGTTTAATATTTATTACACTACTTGAGCAACACTATTTGATAGATTTAGAAGTTAAGAGTAGTACTCACATGTACTCTATAGTTCCACAAAATGTGTGTGTAACTGTACCTTCTTGTATGTGTTCTTTGCATAAACCAAAATCAGTTAATTTTACGTGACCTTCACCATCTAACAAAATATTTTCTGGTTTCAAATCTCTGTATATTATACCCTGATTATGAAGATGTTGCAATGCAAGTATAATTTCAGATAGATAGAAACTGTGGGACAAAGTAGATAAGGAAAATATTGGTGTacgaaatttattttgtaattgctaCATATTATGTAAAAATAATAACTCACCAAGCAGTATCTTCTAAGAAAATGCCTTCTCTATCCAAGTACGTGAAAAGTTCTCCTCCACAAAGATACtccaaaattaaatataattttccaCCAGTTTGAAAAGCATACATTAAATTTACAATGAATGGATGCTGTAAAAAAGATAAAGCAAATGGATGAATTATTATTACATTCAACAAGTATTACTTACTTTTACAGCTTCCAAAATATTCCTCTCTGCTTTTGTGTGAGCTGTATCCTTCTGATTTCGTATGATAGAAGCTTTTCTTAATACCTACAAAAAAAAAGGACTAATAAGTActcttatatacatatatgtaataaTATTTACCTTCATAGCAAAAATGCTGCCCTTATCTTTTCCAGTAACTTTTTTTACTTGAAAAACTTTTCCATATCCACCTTCTCCAAGAATCTTACATAATTCAAAATCTTGAGGTCCAGCTTTTTCTTGACCTGGATTTACATTTTGCTCCGATAATTGAACCCTTTCCAAATTGTCTGATCTGTAACAATGTTGATATTCCTGTTTCCATTTTTCTCTATAGTAAAGAGGAAAAGGACCTCAGGATGTGTTTACAAGGGTATTATTTCATATACAGCACTTGACTTAGTTGTGACTGTCAAAGACCTTCAAAATTATGATACTTACTCTAACATAGTATTCAAGGTTGTGGCATGATTATATTCATCCTAAAAAATGGGGAACAAATGAATATTCTAGCATCATCAATAAGAAATCCATAAAAAGCTGGGTAAAGTTAATATACGAACTTCTCTGCTTTCAAGAATATCATCGTCTGACTCGTCTTGATTCGCGGAATCTCCTTCGTGCAATTCTATATCGAATACTCCGGCCATTCTTCTTGTAATAAAATCACATTTAAGAGTTTTTATCGTTGATAATTTTAATTGATCGCAATGTATTTAAGTAACGCAAGCAGCTACGGATATGTATATAAACGTGATGGAACGTTACTTCTTTTTATTTGCGTGTCCACACTTATTTTGTAATGGATTGAGTGAACTGTTTACTTGTTCGTAAACTGCGAATTATGACTGTACTTATATTCAATATCATATAGAGGATTTATACTTTCTTTAGAGAATAATCAGAAAGAAACGTAAGAATTTTTgaagaaaagaaataaaactTGATTCACGTTGCCTACAGCACAGAGTACCTACAGATCAGTGCCAATACAATTCTAATCTAGCACGAAATATACATACGACAGATACATAGAAACTTTTCAAAGGTTTCGTTCTATCTGAAGTTGGGAGCGAAAACTACACGTTATCATGTCGATCGCGCAGTTCAAATACTACGAGTTTTGCTCCAAAAGTAAGCTTATTTCTATAACTCTCTTAATAGCTATTTGCCTCTTAATAATCGACTGGAAGATAAGGTAAGAATTTAAGACAGCATAATTATTTAAACTATATACTCGTGTGATTCCAATCTGCTGTGTAGTTCCTGGTAGTTACCTAAAAATTTCAATTCAGTGCTGAGTTTATTATCAAGAATTGGAGCAATTTACTCAATCTTATAACCATACTAATTCGACAGATTAAAAATGTGCATCTGTCCACGTATCAAATTTCTTCCTCTATTGCGTTTCACTCAAATTGCATGCCTTGTCTGTTGCACAAATTCATATTTGGCGCTCCTACAAAGCGACATCTACCAATCGATACGAAACCATATGTATCGACTTATGCAGAaagatttctacgttcttgatagTTAATGCCAGTGTAAGCAGAGCCATCTAGGACGATGTAGCGTTGCTTTGATACCATTTGATACCCACGTCTTTGATAAACGTAGTTACGATGCGTTAATGGGCAATGGTTATGTTTAATAAGTTTCTCGTACAATTGAGGTAAGTTATtgatattatttcaaaatattgtGTTATAAAAAAAGGCCAAGCTTATCGCGACCGTGAAATAAAGTATACTTGTCCAAAAATTTCGTTCGTAGTTTCATATATTACGCGACGCGGCGAAATGCGTTTGTGATCCGATTCGTTTACGTTAAGCTGCCGATTTACTGGTTAAAATATTCGTTGAAATTCAGTTGTAAAGTAATATGAATGTTTTGGTTCCTAATTAAAAGTTCATATAGAGCTTATTAAACTAAAATTCGTGTATTCGatattttttatgtaattaCGTATATCATAGATATTGTTTGGAGCATAAGAGACtatattttttttactttttcagaATTTAGATATCACAATGTCTATTCCACCATATTTGCTGGGGCCTAACCCATGGGCCACCATGATGGCCCAGCAACAGGCACATGCCCAATTAGCTGCAGCTCAAGCTCATGCTCAAGCAGCGGCGCATGCACAGGCTGCACATCATGCACATATGCAAGCAATTGCGGGTTCACCATTACCACAAATGCCCAAGCAGCCTGAAGTATTATCAGAGGATAAACTTCAAGAAAAAGGTATTAAAGCATGATTGCTTGCAAAATATTTAACATTAATtcttaatattaatttaaatttttgcTAACATTACAGCTCAAAAATGGCAACAACTACAATCAAAGAGATTTGCAGAAAAGAGAAAATTTGGTTTTGTGGATGCTCAGAAGGAAGATATGCCTCCAGAACATATAAGAAAAATCATTAGAGATCATGGAGATATGAGCAGTCGCAAATACAGACATGATAAACGTGTTTATTTAGGGTAAGTAAACATAGAATAAGATATTATCAGctaaaaaaaaaaatcaatattaagtaatattattttatttatttttttacagaGCACTAAAATACATGCCTCATGCAGTTATGAAACTTTTAGAAAACATGCCTATGCCTTGGGAACAAATTCGAGATGTGAAGGTTTTGTATCACATCACAGGTGCAATCACATTTGTAAATGAAATTCCATGGGTTATAGAGCCAGTATATATAGCACAATGGGGGTAAGATAATAGTTAAAGCTCTAATGAATGATAAACGTAGCTGTGATATGTTTAGTTACTacatattttgcatttttttcaTCTACAGCACAATGTGGATTATGATGCGACGAGAAAAGAGAGATCGAAGACATTTTAAAAGAATGAGATTTCCACCGTTTGACGATGAAGAGCCGCCATTGGATTATGCGGATAACGTTTTAGACGTAGAACCTTTGGAAGCTATTCAGATTGAACTTGACTCCGAAGAAGATGAATCTGTAGCGTCTTGGTTTTATGAACACAAACCGCTTGTTGGTACAAAGTAAGCATATTGTTTTgtctttaatattttattatgattatatatttaatatatcttaatgatgaatcgCGTAGGGGTCCTGAAGTCAACTAGTATGTGAGTTGACAGCTGTAGTAACTTTTCAGTGTTGTCCGAGACGACTAGAAGAGTTGCTATTAGCTGGACAAAACGCTAGTCTGAATTATATTGCTATGTTAAAAGCTAAATTGTTGAGGACGTTCCTTTTTCTAACTTGCAAATGATATTTCAGACACGTAAATGGATCCACTTACCGAAGGTGGAATTTGACTCTACCACAAATGGCGACTTTGTATCGCTTAGCAAACCAGTTGTTAACAGACTTGGTAGATCAAAACTTCTTTTATCTTTTCGATCCGAAATCATTCTTCACTGCTAAAGCATtgaatatggctattcctgGTGGACCAAAATTTGAACCATTGGTGAAAGATTCAAACGCAGCCGACGAAGATTGGAATGAGTTCAACgacataaataaaattattattaggCAGCCTATAAGAACAGAGTATAGGATTGCGTTTCCATATTTGTACAATAATATGCCCCACTTTGTGCATTTATCATGGTAAGTTTATATTTCACTTCTTCGTCACAACTTTTAATACCATCCACACAAGTTTTGAGACTAAATAGTTGATTTGTAATATATTAAAGTCTTACTAGCAGTGTGGTAGAGCAAAAAGAAAAACAAGTGGTGACCGTTATTCGTATCCTTCGTGAAGTATAGAAGGCGACTGCTGAAATCACCtacatttatttaaacataAATATATTACTTTAGTAACATAAAACATGTAATTGTACAGCAAAACATTATTCACCAATGAATCTTTACATCCTAGGTACCATGCACCGAATGTGGTATACATAAAAACTGAAGACCCTGACTTACCCGCATTTTACTTCGATCCCTTGATTAATCCCATCTCACATAGGAATTCCTTGAAGGTAAAGTATACATTATTAAGATTTATATGTAAAGAATATTACAGATATTTAACATTTagaattattatatatatttcaGACTATGGAGCCACAAATTGAAGATgacgaagattttgtattgccaGAAGAAGTGCAACCGTTCCTACAAGAAACTCCTTTATACACCGATAATACGGCAAATGGTATAGCACTTCTATGGGCACCCAGACCATTTAATACCCGTTCTGGACGAACTAGAAGGGCCATCGATATTCCCTTGGTAAAATCCTGGTACAGGGAGCACTGTCCACCAGGACAACCTGTTAAAGTTCGAGTTAGTTATCAAAAGTTATTGAAGTACTTCGTTTTGAATGCGTTAAAGCATCGACCTCCAAAACCACAGAAGAAACGATACCTATTCCGGTCGTTTAAATCCACCAAGTTCTTCCAGACCACTACAATAGACTGGGTCGAAGCTGGTTTACAAGTATGCAGACAAGGATACAATATGTTAAACTTACTTATTCATAGAAAGAACTTGAACTATCTTCACTTGGATTACAATTTCAACCTGAAACCAGTAAAGACACTGACGACCAAGGAAAGAAAGAAATCTCGGTTCGGAAATGCATTCCATTTGTGTCGTGAGATACTTCGTTTAACAAAgttaatcatcgattctcacgtGCAATACCGACTGAATAACGTAGACGCGTTCCAATTGGCGGATGGTTTACAGTATATTTTCGCACACGTTGGTCAATTGACTGGCATgtatcgatataaatacaagttgaTGAGACAGATCAGAATGTGCAAGGACTTGAAACACTTGATTTACTATCGTTTCAACACTGGCCCCGTGGGCAAAGGTCCTGGTTGCGGATTCTGGGCACCTGGATGGCGGGTTTGGCTCTTCTTTATGAGAGGAATCACTCCACTGCTGGAAAGGTGGTTGGGAAACCTACTGTCTAGGCAATTCGAGGGCAGACATTCCAAGGGTGTCGCGAAAACGGTGACCAAGCAGCGAGTAGAATCGCATTTCGATCTTGAATTAAGAGCGTCTGTGATGCACGATATTGTAGACATGATGCCAGAGGGAATTAAGCAAAATAAAGCTCGTACGATACTGCAGCATTTGAGCGAAGCATGGAGATGCTGGAAGGCAAACATTCCTTGGAAAGTACCTGGCTTACCGATTCCAATCGAAAACATGATCCTTCGTTACGTGAAGATGAAGGCCGATTGGTGGACAAACACCGCCCATTATAATCGAGAGCGTATCAGACGTGGAGCAACTGTCGACAAGACCGTTTGTAAGAAGAATCTTGGACGTCTGACAAGATTGTATCTAAAAGCTGAACAGGAGCGACAGCATAACTATTTGAAGGACGGTCCATACATTTCTCCAGAGGAAGCTGTAGCTATATACACCACGACTGTGCACTGGTTGGAGTCTAGAAGATTTGCACCCATACCTTTCCCTCCACTGTCATACAAACACGATACTAAACTGTTGATATTGGCTTTGGAACGTTTAAAAGAGGCGTACAGCGTCAAATCAAGACTGAATCAAAGTCAACGCGAGGAACTTGGTTTAATTGAACAGGCATACGATAATCCACACGAGGCACTCTCCAGAATAAAGCGTCACCTCCTCACACAGAGAGCTTTCAAAGAGGTGGGAATCGAATTCATGGATCTCTATAGCCATCTGATTCCCGTTTACGACGTTGAACCACTGGAGAAGATAACAGATGCTTACTTGGATCAGTATCTTTGGTATGAAGCGGATAAACGAAGATTATTCCCGCCATGGGTGAAACCTTCGGACACAGAACCACCACCTTTGCTGGTTTACAAGTGGTGTCAAGGTATCAATAATTTACAAGACGTCTGGGATGTCAGTGAGGGAGAGTGCAACGTACTATTGGAATCGAAGTTCGAGAAGCTGTACGAAAAAATAGATTTGACGTTGTTGAACAGACTTcttcgattgattgttgatcatAACATAGCCGATTATATGACAGCAAAGAATAACGTGGTGATAAACTACAAGGACATGAATCATACTAACAGTTATGGTATAATCAGAGGTTTACAGTTCGCATCATTCATAGCTCAGTATTATGGCCTCGTTCTAGACTTGTTAGTCCTCGGCCTGCAAAGAGCAAGCGAAATGGCTGGCCCGCCTCAAATGCCCAACGATTTTCTAACATTTCAAGATGTCGCGTCCGAAACAGCTCATCCTATTAGATTGTATTGCAGATACGTTGACAGAATACATTTATTCCTGCGATTCTCTGCGGATGAAGCGAGGGACCTGATTCAGAGGTACTTAACAGAGCATCCTGATCCTAATAACGAGAATATCGTGGGTTATAACAACAAAAAGTGCTGGCCTCGAGATGCTCGCATGCGGCTGATGAAGCATGATGTTAACTTGGGCCGTGCCGTGTTCTGGGACATCAAAAATCGACTGCCTCGTTCCACTACTacgatacaatgggaaaacagttTCGTCAGCGTATACAGTAAAGATAACCCGAActtattgtttaatatgagcgGGTTCGAATGTAGGATTTTGCCAAAATGCAGAACTACACACGAGGAGTTCACGCATAGAGACGGCGTGTGGAACTTACAAAACGAGATCACAAAGGAGAGGACAGCCCAGTGTTTCTTAAGAGTGGATGACGAAAGTTTGCAACGGTTCCATAATAGAGTCAGGCAAATTCTGATGGCTTCTGGTTCCACAACTTTCACGAAAATTGTTAATAAATGGAACACAGCGTTGATTGGATTAATGACGTACTTCCGTGAGGCTGTGGTAAACACTCAAGAGCTTCTGGACTTATTGGTCAAGTGTGAGAATAAGATTCAAACTCGTATCAAGATTGGACTCAACTCGAAAATGCCTTCTCGATTTCCACCAGTAGTGTTTTACACGCCGAAAGAATTGGGAGGTCTTGGAATGCTTTCCATGGGACATGTGCTCATACCTCAGTCAGATTTGAGGTGGTCGAAGCAGACTGACGTTGGTATCACTCATTTCCGTTCAGGTATGAGCCACGACGAGGATCAACTGATTCCAAACTTGTATCGGTATATTCAACCCTGGGAGTCAGAGTTCATTGATTCACAGCGAGTATGGGCAGAATATGCTCTAAAACGTCAAGAAGCCAACGCACAGAATCGTAGGCTTACTCTGGAAGATCTTGAAGACAGTTGGGATCGTGGTATTCCTAGAATAAATACACTGTTTCAGAAAGACAGACACACTCTTGCTTACGATAAGGGTTGGAGGATACGTACAGAATTTAAGCAGTACCAGGTATTGAAACAAAATCCATTTTGGTGGACTCATCAACGTCACGATGGTAAATTATGGAACTTGAACAATTATAGAACAGACATGATTCAGGCTCTTGGCGGTGTAGAAGGTATTTTGGAGCACACGCTCTTTAAGGGAACGTATTTCCCAACCTGGGAAGGTCTTTTCTGGGAGAAAGCGTCTGGTTTCGAAGAGTCTATGAAGTATAAGAAATTAACTAATGCTCAGAGATCAGGTTTGAATCAAATTCCAAATCGTCGATTCACT from Calliopsis andreniformis isolate RMS-2024a chromosome 2, iyCalAndr_principal, whole genome shotgun sequence encodes:
- the LOC143188198 gene encoding corepressor interacting with RBPJ 1; this encodes MGKGFNNYMCKKFFHPASRDNLKRVWMAEQQAEAYKKKQEELRVQYEKEQDLHNNKALLSKESKDKLSVNFMYEPPPGAKKEREKEDNEPEYKFEWQRKYNAPRESYCKGDSEIRDQPFGIQVRNVRCIKCHKWGHINTDKECPLYSQAMSVVMANNSQTPSAPDALMLVQQMREDGLALKKSALNAQQHLRVPEHEHLMVSEDEEQSEMAFLKTLSKKEKKKLLRKLELLEKRSKKAEKKKLKKRKMKRREPDTNTDSDSSVSSSSSSDSSVSNSSSSSNTTTASKSSSSDSSSSSSSNSGSSTNKISNGHTSKESKNKQKKKGKSDSVSHDDRSSRHHKKAKSKSNNRRKNELKYKKEQKHKKSHRRDMKKGKHRDAGVPRKRRSSEYNDRDSERQDRKRMKRSHK
- the LOC143188196 gene encoding ribosomal protein S6 kinase beta-1 isoform X2 gives rise to the protein MAGVFDIELHEGDSANQDESDDDILESREDEYNHATTLNTMLESDNLERVQLSEQNVNPGQEKAGPQDFELCKILGEGGYGKVFQVKKVTGKDKGSIFAMKVLRKASIIRNQKDTAHTKAERNILEAVKHPFIVNLMYAFQTGGKLYLILEYLCGGELFTYLDREGIFLEDTACFYLSEIILALQHLHNQGIIYRDLKPENILLDGEGHVKLTDFGLCKEHIQEGTVTHTFCGTIEYMAPEILTRSGHGKAVDWWSLGALMFDMLTGMPPFTGDDRRKTIEKILRGKLNLPQYLTPDARDLIRKLLKRQVSQRLGSGPEDAEQIMNHNFFKHINWHDVISRKLEPPFKPSLGFTYVAPSVLEEMYTQPRVVNARSPRKGLLGTGFSGSLHSLSPRSPDAHLRAPSQFHQHRHHAMGSNNVEDTEMTDIGQLSNRL
- the LOC143188196 gene encoding ribosomal protein S6 kinase beta-1 isoform X3 encodes the protein MAGVFDIELHEGDSANQDESDDDILESREDEYNHATTLNTMLESDNLERVQLSEQNVNPGQEKAGPQDFELCKILGEGGYGKVFQVKKVTGKDKGSIFAMKVLRKASIIRNQKDTAHTKAERNILEAVKHPFIVNLMYAFQTGGKLYLILEYLCGGELFTYLDREGIFLEDTACFYLSEIILALQHLHNQGIIYRDLKPENILLDGEGHVKLTDFGLCKEHIQEGTVTHTFCGTIEYMAPEILTRSGHGKAVDWWSLGALMFDMLTGMPPFTGDDRRKTIEKILRGKLNLPQYLTPDARDLIRKLLKGFTYVAPSVLEEMYTQPRVVNARSPRKGLLGTGFSGSLHSLSPRSPDAHLRAPSQFHQHRHHAMGSNNVEDTEMTDIGQLSNRL
- the LOC143188196 gene encoding ribosomal protein S6 kinase beta-1 isoform X1 — translated: MAGVFDIELHEGDSANQDESDDDILESREDEYNHATTLNTMLESDNLERVQLSEQNVNPGQEKAGPQDFELCKILGEGGYGKVFQVKKVTGKDKGSIFAMKVLRKASIIRNQKDTAHTKAERNILEAVKHPFIVNLMYAFQTGGKLYLILEYLCGGELFTYLDREGIFLEDTACFYLSEIILALQHLHNQGIIYRDLKPENILLDGEGHVKLTDFGLCKEHIQEGTVTHTFCGTIEYMAPEILTRSGHGKAVDWWSLGALMFDMLTGMPPFTGDDRRKTIEKILRGKLNLPQYLTPDARDLIRKLLKRQVSQRLGSGPEDAEQIMNHNFFKHINWHDVISRKLEPPFKPSLKSADDTSQFDEQFTATVPVDSPVESTLSESANMIFQGFTYVAPSVLEEMYTQPRVVNARSPRKGLLGTGFSGSLHSLSPRSPDAHLRAPSQFHQHRHHAMGSNNVEDTEMTDIGQLSNRL